The genomic window GTCTCATAATTGACAGGAATGTCTCCTCCAATTGAACGAACATAGCCGGAATGCCTGAAATAAACCCGAACACTAGTGCCAAGTCTTGAACTTGAAAAACTCGAAAAGGACCCCGAAAATGCGATCTCAAGGACCCCGAAAAACTTGAAAACACTGCACGTCCATATTTAGGATGTATAGGTCGATTTTAAAGGCCATCTGAGCCACGCTCAGTTCGCAACAGAAAAATGGAAGTAAAAAAGTAGCAGATACAAAAGAAAGACATACACACAAAGCACCCCAAAAAACTAATACAAATTACACTTGTTGAACAACTGAAAAACAGAAGGCAAATGAATTGTAAATATATTTTTGAGTTTTTTTAGACAaaatattttttatataattttttagtGGTTTTTTTAGGGAACTAAAATCTTTATTGATCAGCTAGTTCGGGGGAATGATTACAGAGTCATGCGGCATAAGTAGCCACATATGTCTACCAGTATCTAAGTACAAAGAATATTTCTCTAAACTATCAGCTTCATAATTCCTTGATCTACTTTCATGAATGAAATTGCACTCCTCAAAATCTCGTGCACGAATTCTGATCTCCCTTATAATAGCCTGATGTGCACCTGCAGTGTTTGCCTTTACATCATTAATTACCTGAAGACAATCCGATGAGACCAAAATCTTTTTAATCATTAAATCATCAGCGATGGCCAACGCTTCCCGCACTGCTAAGGCCTCCAAAATCGTCGGGTCTGAAATTCCTGCCCAGGTGATTGAAGAAGACCCTAAATATTTTTCATATTCATTCCGACAAACAGCCGCATCTACGTTTTTTTTTTTGAGTGGTAAAATGAATTGGAGATGTGTGTATCCATTGCTTGATTGATACTTGGATGGGCCTTGATTGTCACATATGGACTTGGATGGGCCTTGATTTGCTCTTCACTCCATCCCTCAGGGAGAGGCATCCGCTCTTCACTATTCATCGATCCCTAAAAAAAAATCGATCCCCTTTCTtcccaaaccgccgccgccgccgccgggcaggATGCAAGGCGAGGCGCGGCTACCGCCGGCGTGTGTATCCAAGGTGCTCGACGACGAAGACCTCCTGTCGGAGATCATCGTCCGCGTCGGCTTCCCCACCAGCCTCGTCCGTGCCGCCGCCGTCTGCAGGCGCTGGCTCAGCCACGCCTCCGACGGCGCCTTCCTCCGCCGTTTCCGCGAGCTCCACCCGCCCAGACTCCTCGGCTTCTACATCGCAGAAAGGGACTATCCGGCCTCCGAACGCTTCTTCCCCATGCTGCACCTGCccccggagctcgccgccgtcgtccgCCGCGCAAGCTTCAGGCCGGACGCCTACGACGGCGCGCATGCCCATGTGGTGGGCTGCTCCAACGGCAGCGTCCTCACCCACCGCGCAAGCTTCTGCCTGGACACCTTCAAGCTTGTATTTGCAAGGCACAGGCCGCTGTGCTATGAGAGAGGTATGCGTATGACCATCCTCCCAGGATTAAAACTCAGAACCTCACCAGGCAGTATCTACAATTGGACACAACTCTTCTCCAAACAAGAAGAGGATGGGTGGTCCTACTTTTATCTCACCGTGAAGGATATCATGGATGCACCTGGGGTGCTTCTGTATGTGTATATGTTGCAAAATGGTGATGATGTCTGGCGCCTGCATCTCACCTTGGCCTCAGACCTGCATGCATGGAAAAGTCCCAAAGGCGTGCTCTTTGACAACAAAATCTATCTGGCGGCCGACGATGCAATTCTTATCCTGGATTTGACAGCCTCAATCTTATCGACAATTCAGCTCCCACAAGGGGTGAGTTTTGACCTGAGTGGAACCACCATGTTGTCGCGGGCCGATGACGGTTCTGTTTTATATCTCATCCATATCAAGGAGCTTCAACTTCAAATCTGGCTCCATAACGGGGGCAACTGGTTGCTGGTGGACACTGTTTGCTTGAGTGAAATGTGTGCTAATTTTCTCGAGGATGAACCTACTGCTGACATCCGGATAAACCATGTGGGGGACTATAATGAGTTTGTATTCTTGGAGATGGGTCGATGTGTGCTCTACTTGGATGTCAAGAACAGGACGCTGCGTAAAGTATACAAGATGACAGCAGATGAGTATTATTTGGGTGATATCTATCCTTTTATGATGAGCTGGCCTCCCATTTTCCCTACTCTCAGTCCTGCAAGGTTTGCCTTTTGCCCTTTTGGTGATCTGTATGGTCTACTTGTAGAGTTTACATAATTTTGCAATGTGCATCATGCATCTCACTGTTTAGTATAGCTGTGGAGTGGTGTTACATGTGATTGATTCTTTAGATCAAACAATACTAGTCAAGCCACATTATAGTATTATTGTCGTAAGGTAATTTGAAATCACTTCTGTATTGTTTCCTTAGGCCTTTTTAACAATACTAGTTAAGCGACAATTAGTGAATGCTTGACGTAAGATGATATGAAACCACCTTTGTATTGATTTACTGGGACATTTAACAATACTAGAGGAGGCATTAGTGAATGATTGATGTAAGATGATTTGGAATCACTTGTGTACCGACGGATATTGCAAGGTGTCTACTTGTGGTCATAGTGGGGTACCCTTGCGTGTGGTTGTCGGTGCGTAATGGGTTCGTTGGAAATGATGGATAGGTAAGAGAAAAAAGAGAACTAACAGTTATGGATGGATGCAGATCTGTTTCTTAGTCCCTATAAGATTACAGAAATCTCCCTTTAGATATGCTACCAGGGTGGATCCCAGTTGACTTTTATCTACCTGATGCTACTCAGATGGCTACATATATCCCCTATCGCACATATACTCTCACCATTAATAGGTTTCAGCGAAGCTAGTGATATTTCTATGGGCTCAATATTAGTTGCAAAATTACACATAATAGTGTCGATGGTTGTTGTCGTTTGCTAGATGTATACTGAAGCATCAGACTATGGCAGACCACTCTATCGAATAATTACTTTTGTTATAAACCCTGTGCAGGTTCCAGAAGTCAATCTTCATGAACTTGGTCTTCCCTTTATAGTATCATAATAGCAATTTGTGGTTGTGCTCAAAAGTTACTTGTTGTATCACAGATTACTGAACTATGTGGTGCTGAAAGTTATCTTGTTTGTTGTTTTTTGCATGGATTCTCATTCTGTTATATCACAATTTCCCGAACTAGCAGTGCAAAATTGCAAATTAGACCTAACAAAATATGAGACATCATGTAGTATAAGAGGATTAAGAGCTGAAAGATGCCTAACCTTTTTAATCTGTTATCATGTTGACCTCTACGTTTTCTTGCACAGAAATAGTCAGAAACCCATCAATCCTGGAATCTCCTATTTCTTAAATACAATCATTGTGTAATTCTTTACAGCCTCTTCTCAAATTTGAACCTCAAGCTATGTGTGAGATTGCTAATGCTTGTTTTTTTTCCCCGGTCGTATGTTCTTTTTCTCGAACGCAAGTGGTAGATTTTCTACACTAGTGCTCTTGGGCTTGTTCATGGTTTGTGATTCAGACATGTTGCACTGAAAATTTTCCTTCCATATGGCATCGCAAGTCCAAGCAAACAGTGGCTACTTTATGCTTGCGTGGCATTCCTCCTTCTATATCAAAGTTTTGTTTTGTTGGAATATACGAGAGGGGCGTTTTGGTGGACGAGCGACATGGAGCTCGGAATCTCAGCCGGCTGTTCGCCCTTTGGGATGTGTGCATCGTGGATTTTCTGTTGTATACTCGCGCTAGTCAGCAGAAAATACAGTGCCATGGGGTAGTGTTAGCTGTCTACATGGGCTGCCGGTGGGTTGTATGATTGCACGAACATTATGTGCTGCCTGGGCGCATTTAAGCTGGTACGAACGGCTCGCTTACATTTCGTTTCTGTTTGCTGTGTTGCACATCTGCTTGGCTGGCACACTAGTTGCCTAGTCAGCGCCTAGCTGCTACGCTAACTAGTTTCTGTTTCACTTACAACTAGGGATGCAGATGCGGGTCCCGCTAGTCCCGCATAACATGGTAAGTTAGTTCAAAATAAACTGACAGCTCTAAACTCTCGTAATGAAGGGATGATGCGGGACGGGTCGGGCACCGCTCTGCACCCCTACTTACAACCTGATTCACCGCCTGCGTGCCCTTTACGCCCCGTCATTCACCATACTTGTTTCTGTTTTTTCAGTTGGCGCTGTTTCTATTTCTGGTAGCACACCACACGTGTATGTGTGCACGAttcaaaaaggaaaaaatgtgCGTGAAAAAATTTCTTTCCCACACAAAATTTCTGAAGATAATTAGTATTATAGATATAAAGTGAAAAGACGGTCATGTATGGCAAGAATAAAAGTATTCACGTATTTATAGCAAATCATGCAATTTTGAAAATTTGGTCACATATTACTAAAATACACTATGAACACTTCTAAAAATACATGCTAAACAATTGCTAGTTACACGGTGTAAATTGTTCTAAATATGCAGTTATTCAATTTTTAAGAATagtatgaatatttttcaaatatatgttgaaCACTTTGTAAATGTACGCGAcacaaaattataaaataaattttttaggcaaaaattataaatacatgacTAACATTTTTTTTGTTCACCATACATTTACTGATTTACATGCACGGTTCATGGTAGTCGCTTGAACCAGCCATATGTTTTGTTTACCGTACATGTAAATTTTACATGTACGGTCTAGGTGGGTTAATCCGGAGTAGTTCTCTAAATCATGTGACTGGCCCAATTGTGGGTGGACTACCATGTAATATATGCTCCTATCCAAAGTGGCTGGGTTTCTGTACCCTTTTCTCCCTCCTTTAATATATGATACGCACTCTTGTGCGTGTTCGAGAAAATTAATTTTACATGTATGTTTCTAATTTGAATATGAAAACTTGTCATATAATATAGTCATGTGACGAGTCCTACCTggatttcatttttctttttgtaATTTACTTGTTCATTAGAGGACGATGATTTTAGCTGGGAGGTGGGCGCCATCGACAACACCAAATCTCAAGATGCACTGAGATATTTTCTGATGCATGGAACATATGTGGTCCGCCCGGTGCAAATGATGCTACTAGTCAACATGGAATTCTCAATTTTACACACGGATACTGGCAGAACAACGAATTGCGAATAACGTTTGTTAGTCTTGCATGAGTATAAAAAAAATATCCGCTCACGAGAAAAACTATATTTTGCGTGCTTTGCTGATTATTTTCGTATGTTCTACGCGGATCATCATGATCAGTTCAAAAATCGGAAaagtttgtttttttagtccatctACCTGAACAAATTTGAAAGGAAAAAATCcgcaagaaaaaaaagaaatatcaAAGGAAGTGCCGAATCAACTCAGATAAGTAATTATGCACCACGAGCTCGTCACGCTAGGTTCAATTTGTGGGGTGAGATGTAGAGCATTTTTTTATGTGTGATGTGCTTGCACACCAAAGGCCCATCGCCGCACTGGTTGGTACGTGACGCATAGGCCGTGCATGTACAGCAACGAGGACTCGGGACGGGCTTGCGCGTAGACTTGCAAAAGTGCGGCGCACTGCACACTGTAGTAGAATACGGCATAAAATAAATTGCTGACAACCTGAATACATGCAATAAATATGGTCTATGGCCTGATCACGAAGCATGTTGGCGGCCCAGATACCGAGCCCCATGCAGCTCGAGCGCCATTAGGCATTTTCGGGAATATACAGActataaaacggaaatatgtccgatCAGGATATGAAGGCATTGAACCTTTACTGCTGTAGCTTTTTGAAATAAAAATTATATTGCTTGACCAAATTCATCGCTATGATTTTCTGAGCGCACTAAAAATTAGACTATAGTCAGACTAGCCACTTTACTTGTTAGCCCATCTGATATTTTGATGCTTAAGCTGGCAAAACGAATATATCATGATGCCTAATTCCCTGTATCTGGATCCTTGCTCTGTTTTATCTGAAACAGGAATGCCACTTGAAGAACAAGGATACGGGGAAAGCTTTTGGATGACTTGCGACTAGGGTGCCACCAACCAAGTGCACAGGGCTGCTGCATTTCCTCAGTAACAGTTCTAACTGTGTTCATTTTAACTTGTAGCGGATTAATTAGGTTACCATTTCACACTCTTGTCTTGTGGCATCAGTAGTGCTAGGGTGTATGCAAGTAACTCTCTCGCCTGGTCTGTTTGTGTTGTTGTCTTGTAGGATTTGGAGAGGTGTCCTGCTTTGTATGTTGAGTAGCCATACTATCTGATCTAGTACTTGTATTGCAGTCTTGGCAGTCTTGTCCACTGCTTGCATTTGAACTAGTGTCTTATTGTTGGCCATTTCAGAATCGATTTCAGTTAGAGATGTGTGTGTATCTAGCTCTGATGTAACAGTAAAAGAAAGCTCCATTGAAGCCacaatctagtactccctccgtcccaaaataaatgactcaaaagtgagtcaactttgtactaattttagtacaaagtttagtgatttttgagtcacttattttgggacggagggagtacaaagttgtactaaagttggGACTTAGTTAGGGACAGAAGGAGTATaagactttttagagatttcaacatgaCTACATACACAGCAAAATGAGtgctctaaaatacatctatatacatctgtatatagtcggtattaaaatctctaaaaaatgcttatatttagaaacggaggagtACATGGCTCATGTGCTCGCTCAGAAGTACTCTAATTTGTTGTACTTGTAGAGGGATGAACCCGCAGCAGCAGCCAGTAGGCTCAGGTGAATGCATCAGGTAACAGTGGCAATTGTGCAGAAGTCTTCCAATGCAAATACTAGAGAGACGTGCCCTGTAGTATAAGCCAGAAGACCTAAGCCCACGAGCCTGTGTGATCCGTGAACGGGTTGACACTATTCACACGACCAAAAGTACTACCTCCCATGGTATTTTGTGTCAAAATTTGACCACATATTTGaataacaaaatattaatgcatgtcataaaaaatattATCAAAATATTGAGAACAAAATATTAATGCACGGCCGAAATATTAATGTAGTTTTCAGTAGTATTATTATTGCTACATATAATTTATATTTTATAAGTTAAAATTTTCAAAATATGGTTCAGAATACgaggggggccaataaaccagttaAAGGTATTAGTTCTATGTGCTTGACGACCGTATAGTCCACCACCCGCAGTCATCGTCGGCCCGACGATCATC from Triticum aestivum cultivar Chinese Spring chromosome 3B, IWGSC CS RefSeq v2.1, whole genome shotgun sequence includes these protein-coding regions:
- the LOC123072231 gene encoding uncharacterized protein isoform X2 produces the protein MQGEARLPPACVSKVLDDEDLLSEIIVRVGFPTSLVRAAAVCRRWLSHASDGAFLRRFRELHPPRLLGFYIAERDYPASERFFPMLHLPPELAAVVRRASFRPDAYDGAHAHVVGCSNGSVLTHRASFCLDTFKLVFARHRPLCYERGMRMTILPGLKLRTSPGSIYNWTQLFSKQEEDGWSYFYLTVKDIMDAPGVLLYVYMLQNGDDVWRLHLTLASDLHAWKSPKGVLFDNKIYLAADDAILILDLTASILSTIQLPQGVSFDLSGTTMLSRADDGSVLYLIHIKELQLQIWLHNGGNWLLVDTVCLSEMCANFLEDEPTADIRINHVGDYNEFVFLEMGRCVLYLDVKNRTLRKVYKMTADEYYLGDIYPFMMSWPPIFPTLSPARNAT
- the LOC123072231 gene encoding uncharacterized protein isoform X1 translates to MQGEARLPPACVSKVLDDEDLLSEIIVRVGFPTSLVRAAAVCRRWLSHASDGAFLRRFRELHPPRLLGFYIAERDYPASERFFPMLHLPPELAAVVRRASFRPDAYDGAHAHVVGCSNGSVLTHRASFCLDTFKLVFARHRPLCYERGMRMTILPGLKLRTSPGSIYNWTQLFSKQEEDGWSYFYLTVKDIMDAPGVLLYVYMLQNGDDVWRLHLTLASDLHAWKSPKGVLFDNKIYLAADDAILILDLTASILSTIQLPQGVSFDLSGTTMLSRADDGSVLYLIHIKELQLQIWLHNGGNWLLVDTVCLSEMCANFLEDEPTADIRINHVGDYNEFVFLEMGRCVLYLDVKNRTLRKVYKMTADEYYLGDIYPFMMSWPPIFPTLSPARFQKSIFMNLVFPL